The Deinococcus sp. KNUC1210 nucleotide sequence CCCACTTCAGCAGGGCGTCCAGCAGCTGCGAACCGACGTGCTGCCCCCTCGCTTCCGGGGCGACATAGACGGCGTACAGCATCGCCTTGTGCCGCTGTTTGTGCGCAGACTGGCGCACCAGCGTCATGCTGCCGACCAGCTTTCCTTCCACGAAAGCCCCGAAGGTCACGCGCTCGTGTTCCAGCGGTTCCAGCGAGGCGGCCACGCTCTCGGGCGTTTCCTGCCGGTACTCGTCGGCGCTGCGTCCGAAGGCCAGCGGTGATTCTTCCAGCCCGCGCAGCCGGAACGGGAAATAGTCGGGGGCATCGGTGGCGGTCAGCGGGCGCAGCACCACGGGCGAACGGGCCTGCGTCAATTCAGAACCCGGCCCGGCGTCTCGCCCTTCTCTTCCATCTCGCTGAATTCGAGCGGCAGCCGCAGTTCGAACTCGGGCACATACGTCCGGCCCGGCGCATTCCACGCGTCGCGCAGCACAAACAGGCCGCTCATGCGTCCGGGGGTGCTCTCCAGCGTCACGAAGCTGTCATAGACGTACACGCCGCCGGGAGGCAGAATCGGCATCTGTCCGACCACGCCCTCACCCGACACGCTGGTGACGCGGCCCAGCCCATCGGTGATCATCCACTCGCGGGCCACCACCTGCCAGCTCTCGCTCGTGTGGTTCTCGATTCTGATGATGTACTGAAACAGCCAGCGCCCCGGCTGTGAATGGTCAGGGCGGAAGCGGGGTTCCACTGTGACCCGGAGATCGGGCAGGGCGTCCATACGTGCAGGATATCAGTTGAAAGATGTTGGGCGAACGAGGACTTCATAAGTTTCATGCGCTGCTACAGTACAGGTCAATGCCTCAAGCAGCTGAAACAGTCCAGCAGACCGTCAGGGAAATCGCCGGATGGCTGACAACCGTTCCGAATCCGGGTGAGGCGGTGGTTCGTCAGGCGATTGTGCTTCGGCTGTTGCAGGTGTGCGGGTTCGACATATGGAATCCGCACATCGTCATTCCCGAAGAGACCGATAAAGCGGGTTTCCGCCCCGATCTGCGACTGGTGGCCGGAGAGCATGAATTCGTCCTCGAATTGAAAGGAATGAACGTCGGAATACATGAAAAAGACTATTCCCAGGTGGCGAGTTACGCGGGTCAGAAGGGAATACGCTGGGCCATGTTGACCGATGGCCGTGTCTGGGTGGTGCTCGACGAACATCTGAAAGGCCCTTATCGGGAGCGTGCGGTGCTGAAACTCGAACTCGATCAGCAGGACGCGGCCCCGTTCGCAGAAGACGTCTCCCTGCTGTTCGACGAGCAGCGCTGGCGTTCCGGAGCATTCGAGGAGGCGGTCAGGCAGATCCGTGCTCAGCAGCAACGGCGACAGGATGTGGCGCAGATGCTCCGGGAATACCGCCCTGTGGTCGAGGAAGTGCAGCGGGAATACGGCATCAGCACGTTTGAACAAGCGGTTGCCGCCGCTGTCAAAATGGGCCTGATCACCGAGGCCGGGCGAGAGAGTCTGCTGGGTCTTAGCGGCAGACCGTATCGGCAGGACGAAGCGACGAGTGGAGCGCCTGAAAAGCCCCGTCTGATCAGAAAAGACAGCAAAAGAAAAGACAGCAAAAGAGCAGCCGGGAAATCCCCCGTCGTGTTTTCCTATCAGGTGGGAGAGGCGACTGCACGGGCCTGGTATGTTTCGGCGTCAGGCCGGTGGATCGTCAAATCGGGCAGCACGGCGGTGAGCGAAGTGAAATCGTATGCCAGGGGAGTTGCAAACAGCCGGTCGAATCTGCTGGCGGCCGGGAAACTCGAACGTCTGGACGACGGACGCCTGCGCTTTACCCAGGATGTCGAGTACCCGTCTCCGAGTGCAGCGGCGGGCGACATTTCAGGCGGAGCCAGAAACGGCTGGGATGTCTGGAAAGATGAAGATGGGCGTTCTGCTCAGGATTATCGCGCTCAGCAAAGCTAAACTCAGGCCATGATCCTTTCCGCTCATCCGCGTTCACCGGTGTATGCCCGGCGGGGTATGGTCGCCACCTCGCAACCGCTGGCGGCTCAGGCGGGCCTGAGTATGTTGCAGGCAGGAGGCAACGCCGCCGACGCTGCCATCGCCACAGCGGCGGCCCTGACGGTCGTGGAGCCGACCAGCAACGGCATCGGCGGTGACAATTTCGCGCTGCTGTGGATGGACGGCGAACTGCACGGCCTGAACGCCAGCGGCGCGGCTCCGGCAGCCCTGAGCCTCGACGCCCTGCCCGGCGGCACCATGCCGCGTCATGGCTGGCTGCCCGTGACGGTGCCGGGAGCGGTGCGCGGCTGGGCCGATCTGCATGCACGGTTTGGACGGCTGCCCTTCGCGCAGGTGCTGGGTCCGGCAATCGACTATGCCCGGCGCGGATTTCCGCTCAGCCCGGTGGTGGCGCACAACTGGGCGCGGACCATCCAGATCTACCGCACGCTCAACCTGCCCGTGTTCGACGAATGGTTTGCCACGTTCTCGCCGCCCGGTTTTGTGCCCCGACCCGGCGCAGTGTGGGCCAGCGAGCACCACGCCACCACGCTGGAACGCATCGCCGCGAGTCTGGGGCAGGATTTCTACGAGGGAACGTTGGCTGCCCGTATCGACCGGCACGCGTCGGAGACGGGCGGCCTGCTGCGGGCTGCTGATCTGGCGGCCCACCGGAGCGAGTGGGTACAGCCAATCGGCACCGATTACCGGGGCCACCGCGTCTGGGAGCTGCCGCCCAACGGTCAGGGCATCACGGCGCTGATCGCGCTGGGCATTCTGAACGGGCTCGACCTGCCCGACGAGCGAGCTTCGGTGGAGAGCCTGCACCTTCAGATCGAGGCGATCAAACTGGCCTTCCGCGAGGCGCATACCCACGTGGCCGACCCGCACTTTGCCGAGGTGCCGCTGGAACGGCTGCTGTCGTTCTTTCATCACGACGTGCTGCGCTCGCGCATCGGCGAAACTGCCCTCGACCCGCACACCCACACGCCGGGAACGGGCGGCACCGTCTATCTGGCGACTGCCGACAGCGACGGGGGCATGGTCAGCTTTATCCAGAGCAACTACATGGGCTTTGGCAGCGGCGTGGTCGTGCCGGGAACGGGCATCGGGCTGCACAACCGGGGCCACAATTTCAGTCTCGACCCCCAGCATCCCAACGCGCTGGAGCCGGGCAAGCGCCCCTATCACACCATCATTCCCGGCTTTCTGACCAGAGACGGCGCGGCGGTCGGGCCATTCGGCGTGATGGGCGGCTTTATGCAGCCGCAGGGACATGTGCAGGTGATCGTGAATGCTCTGCGGTACGGCCTGAACCCGCAGCAGGCGCTCGACGCGCCGCGCTGGCAGTGGCTGGACGGGCGGCGGGTGGAAGTCGAACACGCCCTGGGTGCCGAGCTGAGCCGCGAACTGGCGGCGCGGGGACATGTGGTGTCGGTGCAGCTCGACCCCGGCGCTTTCGGACGTGGGCAGATCATCTGGCGCGACCCACAGACGGGCGTGCTGGTGGGCGGCACCGAAGGGCGGGCCGACGGACTGATCGCTGCCTACTGAGGGGGCCAGCATCAGCGGGGAATGTCTGCTCCTGCACGGCTTTGGGCTGGTGTCACCGCCTGCCCGACCGCTTCCCTTACATTCCCTGCGCCGCCCACACGCTTGAATACGGCTGTGAGTGCCCCCGACCTGTCTGCCGTCAGCCGAAGTGCCGAACTCTACGATCCATTCTCGAACGGGCATGGATTTACGCCGGACGCGGTCTCTCCGGCGCAGGTGGCTCCCGACGCCCTGTGGCTGATTTTCAACGCCGACAGCCTGCTGCTGACGCCCGCGCTGGAGCTGCCCGCAGCCCGGCCAGGGGGCGTGCAGGGCGAACGTCTATCTGGGCCAGCAGGACGGGCGACAGGTCTGGGCGGCGCGGCTGGCGGAGCTGCCCGGAGACGGGTTCAAGTTCCACAGGCTGCGTGGCCTGTACGGACGCATTCCCGACGCGCTGTGGCTGCTGGGCGGGTACGGGTATCAGATCGTGGAATGGGACAGAACGCACCACTACTGCGGTTACTGCGCCACGCCCACCGTGCGCGGCGATTCGGAGCGGGTGCGCCGCTGCCCCAACTGCGGCCTGAGCGTGTATCCGCGCCTCGCTCCCGCCGTCATGGTGCTGCTCACACGCCTGCACCAGGGGCGGCCTCAGATTCTGCTGTGCCGCTCGCCGCAGTTTCCGCCGGGCATGTACAGCGCCAATGCCGGATTTGTCGAGCCGAGCGAAACGGTGGAACACGCCGCGCACCGCGAGATGAAGGAAGAAACCAACCTCGATATCAGAAATCTGCGCTATTTCGATTCGCAGCCCTGGCCTTTTCCGCACAGCCTGATGCTGGCCTTTACCGCCGAGTACATCAGTCCGGACGAGGGGGGCGGCGAGATCGTGCCGCAGCCGGGCGAGATCGAGGAAGCCCGCTGGTTTTTCCACGACGAATTGCCGCAGTTGCCGGGTCGGGCGAGTATTTCCAGAAGACTCATCGAATCGGTGGTGGGGGAGATTCGCGAAGGGGAGTGAGGGCGTGTGCCTGACGCGGAGGAACTCGCCCTGACGTGGACGGCGTCGGACGGCCTGCACGACAACCCCGGTCAGGGGCTTCAGCGGGTCGTGCACAGTTCACAAAAAGAAGCCACCCGCGAGGAGAGTGGCCTCGTGGGTGGACAGGATGCCACTTCCTCTCGCCGGACCCGTGAACTGTCTCAGGCCAGCGCTGCTCGGCAGTGGGCGACTGTCTGTGCTACCTCGGCCCCCCGCTCAGCGCCACCGTCACCGCTGTCAGCAGAGGCAGCAGGGCAGCCATCATCCAGACGGTGATGGCTCGCCCGCGTCCGGGTCGCAGGAGCAGCGCCAGCAGACACAGCAGCGTGAAGAGGGTCAGGGCAAGGTAGAGAGCCGACATGCAGGCAGTCTAGAGGAAGTGAGGGGGGACGAGTCCTTGATTTGGCGACTCGTCCCCTTCCTTCTTTACTGGTTCGCTTTCGCCTGCGCTTCCTGCAAGGCCGCCTGAGCGCTCATCTTGCCGGTGGTGGCCTTCTGGATCGCGTCTTCGAGGTATTTCTGCCAGATGTAGTAGTCGGGCGCGGTGGGGCGCGGCACGGCGTCGTCGAGCTGTGAATACGCGGCCTTGCGGTACGGATTCTTGGCGTAGTAGTCGGCCAGCCCCAGCTGCACGCTGCGGCGCGGAGTCACGTAGGCGGTGGCCTTGACCCAGTCGTTCAGGCGGCCCGGCTCCATCAGGAACTTCCAGAAGGCCATCGCGCCCGCCTGCTCGCTGGTGGTCGAACCCTTGGGCAGCACGATGTTCGCGCCTCCCAGCGGCACGGCGCAGATCTTCTCGCAGGGGAAGGGCGCGGCTCCCAGGTCCACGAACGGGAGCTTCTGAAAGTCCGTCCAGTTGGCGACACTCGCCACCACCATCAGGTTCTGTCCCCGGGTGAAGTCGAAGGCCGCGCCGATGGCGTCGTCGAGGGTGCGGAACTGGGCATCGCCGCCCTTCACCATGCGGGTGAGCTGATCGAGCGCCGCGACCGCTTCCGGCGAAGCGAAGTTCGGCTTGCCGTTCAGCACCACGTTGCCTCCACGCGACGCCACCAGACCCTCGAAGGTCCAGGCGTCAGCGATGACCAGCAGGGGCCTGCGCCCGTTGCTCAGCTTGTCGGCGGTGGCTTCCAGTTCGCTCCAGGTCTTCGGCGGGTTCAGTTTCGCGCCCCGGAAGACGCCCGCGTTATAGAACAGCACGGGCGTGCTGACGTTCCAGGGCAGGCCATAGCGCACCTTGTTGACCTCGCCCGCCTTCCACACCGCCGGATAGAAGTCGTTGACCAGGTTGGCAGGCAGCGCGGCCTCGTATTTGTCGAGGTTGACCAGTTGCCCGTCGCCCACCAGCTTGCTGAAGTAGGTGAACTCGGCCTGAAACATGGTCGGTGGATTTCCCGCCTTGATGGCTGCCTGGAGTTTGGCGGGCGCTTCGCGGTAGTTGCCCACCGAGGTCACGCTCACCTCGTACTGATTCTGCGAGGCATTGAAGTCGCGGGCATACTGGGCCACCAGGTCTTTGACGCCCTCCATGCTGTGCCAGAAGGAAATCTGAAGGGGGGCAGCGGACGCGCCGGAGCAGGCGAGGAGGGTACAGGTCAGGAGGGCAGCAGAACGCTTCACCCGCACAGTCTAGAGGCCGATGATGACGCGGGTGTGACGCAGCAGGGAATACAGCGAAGTGCCGAACAGCGGACAGCTTCTCGGCACTCGGTATCGTTTCAGGTTTTCGGGACGGCTGTGCTGCTCAGGCCGATTCGGGCGCGGCCTCCTGGGTGGGCGGCGGCTCGACCGTGTACTCTTCGGCCACCTTGCCGCCGTTGACCAGCAGTTTGACCTGCTGACTCAGGCGTGTCAGCACCGGGGGAGCGTGGTGCTTGCTGAAATCCAGCGCTGCCACTTCGCTGCCGACATCGAACCCGTAGCGCTGCGTCAGGAAGTAGCGGTGATCCATGATCCACAGGTACAGGTCGGCTTCGGTGCGGCCAGGAAAGCGCTTGAGGACATCGTGGGTGCGGATCTGCTCCACGATGCGGCTGTACAGGCGGACATACCAGCTGCAGACCGCCTCGTCCCAGGGGGTATCGCGGTTGTGTTTCTTGTCGAGGTAATACTTGCGCGTCCGGATGTGTTCGATCAGGCGGTCGTAGCGCCCCGGCGTGGTGAACAGCATTTCGAGGTGCTCGGGCATCAGCGTGTCGAGGTGGGTCGCCTGCAGGAAGTCGGCGTACTCGCCCTTGATGATCAGGTCTTTGAGCGTGTCGCCCGGCTCTGGCGGCACCGTCACGTTCAGTTCGATCACCTGGGCATCGATGTAGGCCTGCCCCTGCCGACGCGCCACCGAAACGCGGTGGTTGCCGTCCTTGACGAAGTACAGTTCGCCCACCTTGTATACCTGGATGGGCGGCAGTTCCTTGCCCTGGAGCTGAGCGCTGCGAACACCGATCCAGCGCTCGTCGAGGTGCTGCTCTTTGGGCAGATAGTAGCGGTCGAACTCGCGGTAACGGTCCACCGATCCCACGATGGAAGCTGTGGGAATGGCCTGGGTGCCGCGCTGATACTCGGCGTTCGGGTGAAGATGGCGAATCCATTCAAACGGCAGCAGTTCGTTCGGCTGGCGACGCAGAACGTTCAGCAGATCGTGAACGTCGGCTGTCAGCCGCGCCCGCTCCACTTCCGAACGTGCCTGATCGCGCAGGCGAATGGTGCCCACTGCGCTCTGTGTGTCGTTGTTGTGCATAGTCCTGCTCCCGGCAGGCACTCTGGCCCGCCCTGTCCTTCTGTTCGCTCGCGCCGACCGTCCTGAGATCAGTGACGCTTACTTAGTGTCCAGAATACACCTTCTCGCCTGTCAGGATTCTGACGAAGTGTCAGCAGACTGTCAGGTGCGGTGCCGGAATGAACCGCCCGGACATCTCCAGCGTATCTGGAAGCAGTGCGCTCTGTGTCTTTTGCCTTTATGGCGACTTAATATGGTGTCTGGCCCACCCAGTTCCGGCCTGTCAGACGTTCAAATGCACGCACACAGTACGGCGGAGGTACTATGCTCGGACGATTTTTCAAGAAGCCCGAAAACGATCAGGGAGGCCGCGTGCCGCCCGGTCAGACTCTTACCACGCGCTTTCCGGTGCTGACGTATGGCCCGGTGCCGCGCTACGCCAAAACCGATATCACGGTGCGGGTGTTCGGTCTGGCAGAGGAGCAAACCTTCAGCTGGATAGACCTTCAGAAGATGCCGCAGACCACCCTGACCTACGACATCCACTGTGTCACCCACTGGAGCAAGTTCGATACCACCTGGACAGGCATCAGCGTGCCGGAACTGATGAAGCACATTCAGCTGAAGCCGGGCGCCACCCACGTCATGATTCACAGCGTCGGCGGCTATACCACCAATCTGTCGCTGGCCGACTTCGTGCGCGACCAGAATCTGCTGGCCCACGAATTCGGCTCCAGCCCCGATCAGCTCGCGCCGCTGGAAACCGAGCACGGCGGGCCGATGCGTCTGGTGGTGCCGCACCTGTACTTCTGGAAGAGCGCCAAGTGGATCAACGGGCTGGAATTCATCAGTCAGGACGAGGCCGGATTCTGGGAGAAGAACGGCTATCACATGCGCGGCGACCCCTTCAAAGAGGAACGCTATAGCGACTGATCCGCCCTTTCGTGAGCTGCCGTATCTGGTGCCCGATCTGCTGGCACCCGGCCTCACCCTGGTCCTGATCGGCTCCGCGCCCAGCACCATCAGTGCGCGGGCGCGGGCTTACTATGCCAATCCTCAGAACAAGTTCTGGCGCACGCTGCATGCGGCGGGGCTGACACCGCACCAGTTCTCGCCGCACGATTATCCGCTGCTCCTGTCGCTGGGGATCGGCCTGACCGATCTCGCCAAGCGCCACGCCGGAATCGACGCCGCGCTGCCCAAAGGGGCCTGGGATCGGGGGGAACTGCTGGAAAAGCTGGAAACGTATCACCCGCGCCTGATCGCGTTTACCAGCAAAAAATCAGCGTCGGAGGCGTTGGGCCTGCCTACCGGAAAGTTGCCGTATGGACGGCAGGCGGGGCTGCTGCTGGGCGCAGAAGTGTGGGTGATGCCGTCGACCAGTCCACTCGCAGACAATCACTTCCGACTGGAACCCTGGCTGGAACTGGGCGAGC carries:
- a CDS encoding gamma-glutamyltransferase family protein; the protein is MILSAHPRSPVYARRGMVATSQPLAAQAGLSMLQAGGNAADAAIATAAALTVVEPTSNGIGGDNFALLWMDGELHGLNASGAAPAALSLDALPGGTMPRHGWLPVTVPGAVRGWADLHARFGRLPFAQVLGPAIDYARRGFPLSPVVAHNWARTIQIYRTLNLPVFDEWFATFSPPGFVPRPGAVWASEHHATTLERIAASLGQDFYEGTLAARIDRHASETGGLLRAADLAAHRSEWVQPIGTDYRGHRVWELPPNGQGITALIALGILNGLDLPDERASVESLHLQIEAIKLAFREAHTHVADPHFAEVPLERLLSFFHHDVLRSRIGETALDPHTHTPGTGGTVYLATADSDGGMVSFIQSNYMGFGSGVVVPGTGIGLHNRGHNFSLDPQHPNALEPGKRPYHTIIPGFLTRDGAAVGPFGVMGGFMQPQGHVQVIVNALRYGLNPQQALDAPRWQWLDGRRVEVEHALGAELSRELAARGHVVSVQLDPGAFGRGQIIWRDPQTGVLVGGTEGRADGLIAAY
- a CDS encoding DUF4357 domain-containing protein, with product MPQAAETVQQTVREIAGWLTTVPNPGEAVVRQAIVLRLLQVCGFDIWNPHIVIPEETDKAGFRPDLRLVAGEHEFVLELKGMNVGIHEKDYSQVASYAGQKGIRWAMLTDGRVWVVLDEHLKGPYRERAVLKLELDQQDAAPFAEDVSLLFDEQRWRSGAFEEAVRQIRAQQQRRQDVAQMLREYRPVVEEVQREYGISTFEQAVAAAVKMGLITEAGRESLLGLSGRPYRQDEATSGAPEKPRLIRKDSKRKDSKRAAGKSPVVFSYQVGEATARAWYVSASGRWIVKSGSTAVSEVKSYARGVANSRSNLLAAGKLERLDDGRLRFTQDVEYPSPSAAAGDISGGARNGWDVWKDEDGRSAQDYRAQQS
- a CDS encoding mismatch-specific DNA-glycosylase, coding for MPDLLAPGLTLVLIGSAPSTISARARAYYANPQNKFWRTLHAAGLTPHQFSPHDYPLLLSLGIGLTDLAKRHAGIDAALPKGAWDRGELLEKLETYHPRLIAFTSKKSASEALGLPTGKLPYGRQAGLLLGAEVWVMPSTSPLADNHFRLEPWLELGERFRRVSEEGES
- a CDS encoding sulfite oxidase-like oxidoreductase, producing the protein MLGRFFKKPENDQGGRVPPGQTLTTRFPVLTYGPVPRYAKTDITVRVFGLAEEQTFSWIDLQKMPQTTLTYDIHCVTHWSKFDTTWTGISVPELMKHIQLKPGATHVMIHSVGGYTTNLSLADFVRDQNLLAHEFGSSPDQLAPLETEHGGPMRLVVPHLYFWKSAKWINGLEFISQDEAGFWEKNGYHMRGDPFKEERYSD
- a CDS encoding GNAT family N-acetyltransferase; amino-acid sequence: MTQARSPVVLRPLTATDAPDYFPFRLRGLEESPLAFGRSADEYRQETPESVAASLEPLEHERVTFGAFVEGKLVGSMTLVRQSAHKQRHKAMLYAVYVAPEARGQHVGSQLLDALLKWAGTVPGLRQIQLAVSVPQDAAYRLYLRGGFTVYGREPRALHVGGQDVDEYLMVRVLDS
- the nudC gene encoding NAD(+) diphosphatase — encoded protein: MGQQDGRQVWAARLAELPGDGFKFHRLRGLYGRIPDALWLLGGYGYQIVEWDRTHHYCGYCATPTVRGDSERVRRCPNCGLSVYPRLAPAVMVLLTRLHQGRPQILLCRSPQFPPGMYSANAGFVEPSETVEHAAHREMKEETNLDIRNLRYFDSQPWPFPHSLMLAFTAEYISPDEGGGEIVPQPGEIEEARWFFHDELPQLPGRASISRRLIESVVGEIREGE
- a CDS encoding ABC transporter substrate-binding protein: MKRSAALLTCTLLACSGASAAPLQISFWHSMEGVKDLVAQYARDFNASQNQYEVSVTSVGNYREAPAKLQAAIKAGNPPTMFQAEFTYFSKLVGDGQLVNLDKYEAALPANLVNDFYPAVWKAGEVNKVRYGLPWNVSTPVLFYNAGVFRGAKLNPPKTWSELEATADKLSNGRRPLLVIADAWTFEGLVASRGGNVVLNGKPNFASPEAVAALDQLTRMVKGGDAQFRTLDDAIGAAFDFTRGQNLMVVASVANWTDFQKLPFVDLGAAPFPCEKICAVPLGGANIVLPKGSTTSEQAGAMAFWKFLMEPGRLNDWVKATAYVTPRRSVQLGLADYYAKNPYRKAAYSQLDDAVPRPTAPDYYIWQKYLEDAIQKATTGKMSAQAALQEAQAKANQ
- a CDS encoding DUF4032 domain-containing protein codes for the protein MHNNDTQSAVGTIRLRDQARSEVERARLTADVHDLLNVLRRQPNELLPFEWIRHLHPNAEYQRGTQAIPTASIVGSVDRYREFDRYYLPKEQHLDERWIGVRSAQLQGKELPPIQVYKVGELYFVKDGNHRVSVARRQGQAYIDAQVIELNVTVPPEPGDTLKDLIIKGEYADFLQATHLDTLMPEHLEMLFTTPGRYDRLIEHIRTRKYYLDKKHNRDTPWDEAVCSWYVRLYSRIVEQIRTHDVLKRFPGRTEADLYLWIMDHRYFLTQRYGFDVGSEVAALDFSKHHAPPVLTRLSQQVKLLVNGGKVAEEYTVEPPPTQEAAPESA
- the apaG gene encoding Co2+/Mg2+ efflux protein ApaG, which gives rise to MDALPDLRVTVEPRFRPDHSQPGRWLFQYIIRIENHTSESWQVVAREWMITDGLGRVTSVSGEGVVGQMPILPPGGVYVYDSFVTLESTPGRMSGLFVLRDAWNAPGRTYVPEFELRLPLEFSEMEEKGETPGRVLN